In Candidatus Poribacteria bacterium, the sequence CGATCGCCGTTGAAGGATGGCCTGGTTCTGCTCCAGACTATCCTGCCCTTGGCTGCACACCAGAGATGTGGCGTGCGATGTTCGCAGAATGCGACTCTCCGGGTTTGGGACTCAACTACGATCCGTCGCACCTTGTCAGAATCGGTATCGACTACCTACGCGCCCTGAACGAATTCGCATCTTATGTCAAACACGTTCATGGGAAAGATACTACTTTTGATGAAGAAGCACTCTACCTGCACGGTAATTTGGGACCGAGTTTCCAAAGTCCTCGCGGCTTCGGTGAAGATTGGTGGCGTTATACCATTCCGGGTGACGGTATTGTGGATTGGCTACGAGTCGTTCAACGTTTAGAGGATGAAGGATTTGACGGTATTGTCAGTGTTGAACTCGAAGATTACCGTTACTGGCGCACGTGGGAAGCAGAATCCGACGGTTTGATCCGCTCACGCGAGTTTCTTGATGAGTTTGTCCGGTAATCCGTCCAATTTTTGCGTCCGCTCACACAGTCACCTATACAGCAGCGCAATCAAGGAGAAATTGCCATGAACGAACTTCTTAACATTGGTATGGAGGCTTC encodes:
- a CDS encoding sugar phosphate isomerase/epimerase, with protein sequence MKIGLRIPGTARQLPFADFCKWCVDNGFDAVDIGEVTPEIVRTARDAGLAIGSADLPGTRDLLSAKKSKQKAGASAAKAAIETAADNDVHIMFCVFVPEDASLGRAKNFDIWKETVPPVAEFAASKGVTIAVEGWPGSAPDYPALGCTPEMWRAMFAECDSPGLGLNYDPSHLVRIGIDYLRALNEFASYVKHVHGKDTTFDEEALYLHGNLGPSFQSPRGFGEDWWRYTIPGDGIVDWLRVVQRLEDEGFDGIVSVELEDYRYWRTWEAESDGLIRSREFLDEFVR